GCCACGCGACGCGACGCGTCGTTCTCCGTCGCGGGCACGGTCGCGACCGTCGACGTCGCCGTCGGAGAGCAGGTCGCCGCGGGCCAGACGCTCGCCACGCTCGACACGGCCTCGCTCCAGGAGGCGGTCGGCGACGCCGAGGCCTCGCTCGCGGACGCGCAGGACCAGCTCGACACGGACCTGGCGTCGCAGACGTCGCCCAGCACGGACGAGACCGCCGCCCCCTCCGGCGCGACCTCCCCCACCGGCACGGTCACGCCGTCCCCGTCGACGGACCCGACGGACGACTCGTCCGCGACCCGCCCCGACGGCTCGGACACCTCCGCCGACCCGGCGGTGCAGGCCGCCGTCGCCGCCGTGCGCACGGCACAGGAGGACCTGCTCGCGCAGGCCGTGGCCGCGCACGACGCGCTCGCCGCGAGCAGCAGCAGCGTGGAGGCGTCGCGGGCGGCGTGCACCGCGTTCCTCGACCTGGTCGCGGACGACGAGGAGCCGCAGCCCACGCCGTCGACGCCGACCGAGCCGCCGACCGAGCCGTCGACCGACCCGACCGGCGCGGCGACCGGCGAGCAGGTCGTGCCGGAGCCGGTGACGGACGTCGTCGCCGACGACGAGGACGGCGACGACACCGCCGTCACGGCCGCGCTAGCGGCCTGCCAGGACGCGATCTCCGGGACGCTCGACGCGCAGGAGGCGACCGACGCCGCCCAGCAGGCGCTGACGGCGCTCGCGACGAGGCTCGACGAGGCGGTCGCCCGGCTGCGGGAGGTCGTGACGCAGGCGCTCGCTGGCCAGGGGACGACGGGTGAGCCGACGGACGCGGGCCCGACCACGGGCGGCACCGTCGACAGCGCGCGCGACACGACCGGCACGACGGGCACGAGCACTCCGGGCACGACGGCCACCGACCCCTCGGTCACCTCGGACACCCGCCCCGACGGTTCCGACACGACGAGCGGCGTCGCGTCGGCGGCGACGATCCTCGCGGACCAGGCGGCGGTCGCCGCCGCGCAGGCGGAGGTCGCCGTCGCGCAGGCTGCGCTCCCGTTCGGCACGCTGACGAGCCCGATCGCGGGCACGGTCGCGGCGGTCTCCCTCGCGCCGGGCGACACGGTCGGCGCGTCGTCGTCGACCGCGGTCGTGACGGTCCTCGCCGGCGACGGCCACACGGTGACGACGACCGTCGGCCTCGCGGACATCGACCTCGTCTCCGTGGGTCAGACCGCCACCGTGACGACGCCGAGCACCGACGCGCGTCTCACGGGCACGGTCAGCAGCATCGGCGTCCTCGACGTGTCGACCACGTCGGAGCCGTCCTACACGGTCGAGATCGCGCTCGACGCGACGCAGGAGCGCCTGTTCGACGGCGCGTCGGCGCAGGTCGTCGTGCAGGTGGCAGGCGTCGACGACGTGCTGACCGTCCCGACCTCCGCGGTCCGCACGGCCGACGGCGCGACGACGGTCCAGGTCCTCGACGGCGACGCCCCGAGCACCGCCGAGGTCGAGGTCGGCGCCGTCGGGGCGGAGCGCACCGAGATCCTCTCGGGCCTGTCGGAGGGTGACGAGGTCGTCCTCGCGGACCTCGACCAGCCGGTCGAGGGCGCGTCGGGCAGCACGTCGACGGGCCTGTCGGGCCTCGGCGACGACCAGCGTGGCCCGGTCGTCCTGCAGGGCGGCCCTCCGGCGGGCTTCCAGGGCGGCCCCCCGTCGACCCGCACCGGCGGCTGACCGCCGACCACCGCGCCGACGAGGGTGCGAGCCGTCACGGTCGTCGTGGCGGCGAGGCCCCGCGTCGCGCCCGCACAGGACGCACGGCTCGTCGTTGCGCCCGCGGACCGAGCGTCGATCGGGGGCGGCGACGAGGGCGCGCCGCGGGCGTCGGTAGGCTCGCCGCGTCGCCCGACGTCGGGCGCGAGGGAGGACGACGATGACGGACGCAGCGGGCGGCACCCCGCGAGTGGCGGTCATGGGCGGCGGCGTGATGGGCGAGGCGCTCCTCGGCGCCCTGCTCACCGCGGGCTGGACGCCCGAGCAGGTGGAGATCACGGAGCAGGCGACGGCGCGCGCGGACGAGCTCGCGGGCCGGTACGCGGTACGGACAGGGGCGTCGAACGCGGACGCGGCGGCACGCGCGGACGTCGTGCTGATCGCGGTGAAGCCGAACGTCGTCGGCGCGGTGCTCGACGAGATCGCGTCGGCGCTGCCCGGGGGCGCGCTCGTCGTGTCGGTCGCGGCCGGCCTCCCGATCGCGTTCTACGAGCAGCGGCTGCCGGTCGGCACGCCCGTGGTCCGCGTCATGCCCAACACCCCGGCGGTCGTCGGCAAGGGCGCGAGCGCGGTCGCGGGCGGCGCGCACGCGACCGAGGACCACCTGGTCCTCGTCGAGAAGCTGCTCGCGGCGACGGGCCTCGTGGTGCGCGTGGCGGAGAAGGACCTCGACGCGGTGACCGCGATCTCGGGCTCGGGCCCCGCGTACGCGTTCTACCTGGTCGACGCGATGGCCGAGGCGGGCGTGCTGCTCGGGCTGACGCGCGACCTCGCGACGCGGCTCGCGGTCGCGACGGTCGAGGGCGCGGCGGCGCTCGCGGCGCAGTCGGGCGACCATCCGGTGGTGCTGCGGGAGCGCGTGTCGTCGCCGGGCGGGACGACCGTCGCGGCCGTCGCGGAGCTCGACGCGCACGGCGTCCGGGCGGGCGTGGTCGCGGCCGCACGGGCCGCGGCGGAGCGGTCGCGGGAGCTCGGCGCGCAGTACGCGGGCTGACCGCGCGCGGCACGCCCGTGCGCGGGCGGAGTCGGGCGCGTGAGCCTCTCGGGCTCCGAAACGAGTCGGCGACGGGACACCCTCCGACAGGGCGCCGGGCCGCCTGCACCGGGCCGGATCAGCCTGCCGACGGGGCGTGAGGGCGGCCACAGGGGCGTCCTCGACTATCGAAACATGGGCGCGACGAGGCGGGTCGTCGCGATCGGGCCTCCCGGGAGCCGGTGAGGCGGTAGGACTGACGGGACGGACGTCGCACGGCGACGGACGACGTGCGGGGACGGACCCCGGACGAGCACGGGAAGACGAGGCGCGGTGGCCGAGATCGGGACGGACGGGGCGCCGAGCCGCCCCGCCGCTGCGCGCAACGGGACGACGAGCCGTCCACCCGCGATGAGCGACGTCGCCGCGCTCGCCGGGGTGTCGCACCAGACGGTGTCGCGCGTGCTCAACGACCACCCGTCGGTGCGTCCGGAGACGCGGGACCGGGTGCTCGCGGCGATCGCGGAGCTCGGGTACCGGCGCAACAGCGCGGCCCGCGCGCTCGTGACGCGCCGCACGGGCACGGTCGGCGTCGTGACGCCCGCGACGGCGCTCTACGGTCCGACGAGCACGCTGGTCGGCGTCGAGGAGGCGGCGCGCGTCGCGGGCTGGTTCGTGTCCGTGGCGACGCTGCGGCAGTTCGACGGAGACGCGATGCACCGCGCGTTCGAGCACTTCCTCGGGCAGGGCGTCGACGGCGTGGCCATCATCGCGCCGACCGTGCAGGCGGTCGACGTGCTGGCGGCGCTCGACTCGCCGGTGCCGGTCGTCGTGGTGTCGTCGGCGGCGGACGTGCCCTCCGAGCCGCACCTGCACGCGGTCGGCGTGGACCAGCAGCAGGGCGCCCGGCTCGCGACCGCGCACCTGATCGACGCGGGCCGCACGGGCGTGCTGCACGTGGCGGGTCCGCAGGACTGGTTCGACGCGCAGGACCGGCTCGTCGGGTGGCGTGCGGAGTGCGCGGCCGCGGGGGTACCGGTCGACGAGCCCGTCGTGGTGGGCTGGGCGGCGTCGGACGGCTACGACGTGGGGCGGCGTCTGGTCCGCGAGGGGCTGCCCGACGCGGTGTTCGCGGCGAACGACCAGCTCGCGCTCGGGCTGCTGCACGCGTTCTGGGAGGCGGGCGTGCGCGTGCCGGAGGACGTCGCGCTGGTCGGTTTCGACGACGAGGTCGGGTCGGCGCACTACGTGCCGCCGCTGACGACGGTGCGGCAGGACTTCTCGGCCCTCGGGGCGCTCGCGATCGACACGCTCGAGACGGCGATGACGGGCGGGGAACCGGGGCACCGGCTGATCCCGGCGGAGCTCGTGGTGCGGGCGAGCAGCGGTGCCCGTGGGTGACACGGCGAGGCGGCGGGCGTCGTCCGACCCGTGCGGGTCGGGCCTCGGGAGGCTGCGCGTCTGGGACCTCGGGGCTGGACCCCCCACCCGATGTGAGCGCTAACATTGGCTCACGCACCGCGATCTGACGGTGTGCGAGCGAGGGGTGCCGGCACGCCGTCGGCACCCGCCACCAGCGACGAAGGAGCCGCGACGATGGTCGACCCCGCCCAGGCACGAGACGCGATCAGCGCAGGCGAGACGACCCTCGGCATCGAGCTCGGCTCCACGCGCATCAAGGCGTGCCTCGTCGCCGCCGACGGCACGGTCCTCGCGACCGGCAGCCACGCGTGGGAGAACCAGTTCGTCGACCGCACGTGGACGTACTCGCTCGACGCCGTCTGGACCGGTCTGCAGGAGTCCGTCGCGGCGCTGCTCGCGGACGCCGAGGAGAAGCACGGCGTGCGGCCGACGGCCCTGCGCGCGCTCGGCGTCTCCGCGATGATGCACGGCTACCTCGCGTTCGACGCCGACGGCGAGCTGCTCGTCCCGTTCCGCACGTGGCGCAACACGTCGACCGAGGCCGCGGCCACCGAGCTCACCGGCCTGTTCGGCCACAACATCCCGCTGCGCTGGTCGATCGCGCACCTGTACCAGGCCGTGCTCGACGCCGAGCCGCACGTCCCGCAGGTCGCGTTCGTGACGACGCTCGCCGGGTACGTGCACTGGAAGCTCACCGGCAGCCGGGTGCTCGGCGTCGGCGACGCGTCGGGCGTCTTCCCGATCGACCCCGCGACGCGCGACTACGACGCACGCATGCTCGCCCAGTTCGACGACCTCGTCGCGGAGCGCCAGCCGGGGCTGCGCCTGGCCGACGTGCTGCCCGAGGTGCTCGTCGCCGGGCAGGAGGCGGGCCGCCTCACCGACGAGGGCGCCGCGCTGCTCGACCCGTCCGGCACGCTGCACGCGGGCGTCGCGTGCTGCCCGCCCGAGGGCGACGCGGGCACGGGCATGGTCGCGACGAACGCCGTCGCCCCGCGCACCGGCAACGTCAGCGTCGGGACCAGCATCTTCGCGATGATCGTGCTCGAGAAGGCCCTCGAGCGCGTGCACACCGAGATCGACCTCGTGACGACGCCCGCGGGCGACCTCGTCGCGATGGTGCACTGCAACAACGGCGCGAGCGAGCTCGGCGCGTGGGCCGAGGTGTTCCGCCAGTTCGCCGTCGCGTCCGGCCACGACACCGACGCCGACGCGGTCTTCGGCACGTTCCTGCGCGCGGCGCTCGACGGCGACGCCGACGGCGGCGGCCTGCTCGCCTACAACTTCCTGTCGGGCGAGCCGATCGCCGGGCTCGTCGAGGGGCGCCCGCTCGTCGTCCGCACGCCCGACAGCCGGCTCACGCTCGCGAACGTCGCGCGCACGCAGGTCTACGGCGCGTTCGGCACCCTGAGCCTCGGCATGCGGCTGCTCGCGGAGGAGGGCGTCGAGGTCGACGCGCTGTTCGCGCACGGTGGTCTGTTCCGCACCGCGGGCGTCGCGCAGCGGCTCCTCGCCGCGGCCGTGGACGCGCCCGTCGCCGTCGGGGACACCGCGAGCGAGGGCGGCGCCTGGGGGATCGCGGTCCTCGCCGCGTACCTCGACGCGTCCGACGAGCTCGACCTCGGCGCGTACCTGAGCACGCGGATCTTCGCCGACGCGAAGGTCGACGTCGTCGAGCCCGACGCCGACGACGTGCGCGGGTTCAACGCCTACCTCGAGCGCTACACGGCGGGCCTGGCGATCGCCCAGGCGGCCGCCACGGCGGTCTGACGGGCGCGCCGCCGGTCCCACGAACCCGCACGAGCCCGGCCCGACGACGAGCCCCGCACGACGACGAGCCCCGCACAACGACGAGCAGCACGACGAACCGCACGACGACGAGACACGGAGCGAGACCCGCATGACGACACCCCTGGACGCCTACCCCGACGACGTGCGCGCCGCCGTCGCCGCCACGCGCGAGGTCGTCGCGCGCCTGCACGCCGAGCTGCCGCGCTGGGGGCTCGTCGTGTGGACCGCGGGCAACGTCTCGCAGCGCGTCGTCGTCGACCCAGCGGGCCCGAGCGCGCGCGACCTGTTCGTCATCAAGCCGTCGGGCGTGACGTACGACGAGCTCACGCCCGAGTCGATGGTCGTCTGCGACCTCGACGGGAACCTCGTCGACGGCACGCGGGCCCCCTCGTCCGACACCGCCGCGCACGCGTACGTCTACACCCACATGAGCGAGGTCGGCGGCGTCGTGCACACCCACTCGACCTACGCGACGGCGTGGGCCGCACGCGCCGAGCCGGTGCCGTGCGTGCTGACGATGATGGCCGACGAGTTCGGCGGCGACATCCCGATCGGCCCGTTCGCGCTCATCGGCGACGACTCCATCGGCCGCGGCATAGTCGAGACCCTGCGCGAGTCGCGCAGCCCCGCGGTGCTCATGCGCAACCACGGCCCGTTCACGATCGGCCGTGACGCGAAGGCCGCCGTCAAG
The sequence above is a segment of the Cellulomonas fimi genome. Coding sequences within it:
- a CDS encoding L-ribulose-5-phosphate 4-epimerase, encoding MTTPLDAYPDDVRAAVAATREVVARLHAELPRWGLVVWTAGNVSQRVVVDPAGPSARDLFVIKPSGVTYDELTPESMVVCDLDGNLVDGTRAPSSDTAAHAYVYTHMSEVGGVVHTHSTYATAWAARAEPVPCVLTMMADEFGGDIPIGPFALIGDDSIGRGIVETLRESRSPAVLMRNHGPFTIGRDAKAAVKAAVMVEEVARTVHISRQLGEPLPIAQEHVDSLYDRYQNVYGQGTAAPAAGTTTDTEQENAR
- a CDS encoding xylulokinase, coding for MVDPAQARDAISAGETTLGIELGSTRIKACLVAADGTVLATGSHAWENQFVDRTWTYSLDAVWTGLQESVAALLADAEEKHGVRPTALRALGVSAMMHGYLAFDADGELLVPFRTWRNTSTEAAATELTGLFGHNIPLRWSIAHLYQAVLDAEPHVPQVAFVTTLAGYVHWKLTGSRVLGVGDASGVFPIDPATRDYDARMLAQFDDLVAERQPGLRLADVLPEVLVAGQEAGRLTDEGAALLDPSGTLHAGVACCPPEGDAGTGMVATNAVAPRTGNVSVGTSIFAMIVLEKALERVHTEIDLVTTPAGDLVAMVHCNNGASELGAWAEVFRQFAVASGHDTDADAVFGTFLRAALDGDADGGGLLAYNFLSGEPIAGLVEGRPLVVRTPDSRLTLANVARTQVYGAFGTLSLGMRLLAEEGVEVDALFAHGGLFRTAGVAQRLLAAAVDAPVAVGDTASEGGAWGIAVLAAYLDASDELDLGAYLSTRIFADAKVDVVEPDADDVRGFNAYLERYTAGLAIAQAAATAV
- a CDS encoding LacI family DNA-binding transcriptional regulator, translated to MSDVAALAGVSHQTVSRVLNDHPSVRPETRDRVLAAIAELGYRRNSAARALVTRRTGTVGVVTPATALYGPTSTLVGVEEAARVAGWFVSVATLRQFDGDAMHRAFEHFLGQGVDGVAIIAPTVQAVDVLAALDSPVPVVVVSSAADVPSEPHLHAVGVDQQQGARLATAHLIDAGRTGVLHVAGPQDWFDAQDRLVGWRAECAAAGVPVDEPVVVGWAASDGYDVGRRLVREGLPDAVFAANDQLALGLLHAFWEAGVRVPEDVALVGFDDEVGSAHYVPPLTTVRQDFSALGALAIDTLETAMTGGEPGHRLIPAELVVRASSGARG
- the proC gene encoding pyrroline-5-carboxylate reductase, whose protein sequence is MTDAAGGTPRVAVMGGGVMGEALLGALLTAGWTPEQVEITEQATARADELAGRYAVRTGASNADAAARADVVLIAVKPNVVGAVLDEIASALPGGALVVSVAAGLPIAFYEQRLPVGTPVVRVMPNTPAVVGKGASAVAGGAHATEDHLVLVEKLLAATGLVVRVAEKDLDAVTAISGSGPAYAFYLVDAMAEAGVLLGLTRDLATRLAVATVEGAAALAAQSGDHPVVLRERVSSPGGTTVAAVAELDAHGVRAGVVAAARAAAERSRELGAQYAG
- a CDS encoding HlyD family efflux transporter periplasmic adaptor subunit, which gives rise to MRDATRPAGDAAVPGVDTAPRPSLARSARRRARRRTVALATAGAAVLCGVGGGVALALGGDGTGRYRTATAETASVEQSVDAVGSVASATRRDASFSVAGTVATVDVAVGEQVAAGQTLATLDTASLQEAVGDAEASLADAQDQLDTDLASQTSPSTDETAAPSGATSPTGTVTPSPSTDPTDDSSATRPDGSDTSADPAVQAAVAAVRTAQEDLLAQAVAAHDALAASSSSVEASRAACTAFLDLVADDEEPQPTPSTPTEPPTEPSTDPTGAATGEQVVPEPVTDVVADDEDGDDTAVTAALAACQDAISGTLDAQEATDAAQQALTALATRLDEAVARLREVVTQALAGQGTTGEPTDAGPTTGGTVDSARDTTGTTGTSTPGTTATDPSVTSDTRPDGSDTTSGVASAATILADQAAVAAAQAEVAVAQAALPFGTLTSPIAGTVAAVSLAPGDTVGASSSTAVVTVLAGDGHTVTTTVGLADIDLVSVGQTATVTTPSTDARLTGTVSSIGVLDVSTTSEPSYTVEIALDATQERLFDGASAQVVVQVAGVDDVLTVPTSAVRTADGATTVQVLDGDAPSTAEVEVGAVGAERTEILSGLSEGDEVVLADLDQPVEGASGSTSTGLSGLGDDQRGPVVLQGGPPAGFQGGPPSTRTGG